The stretch of DNA GAAGAAGCACCCTCTTTGGCGGAACAGGTCGCGTTCTTTACGAACTGGTTCAATAAATTTGAACAGCCGTTATTTGTTTGTTCAGGTAATCACGACTACTTCAAGGGCTCTTTGTCTTGGCTGTCCAATGGTTCTGGTCTGTATGGCGACGGAACACGAACCTTAATTGATGGTGTGATGTTTGGCTGCATCGGCTATGAAGCGGATAACTTCGAAGCCTATGTGGATTGTGATGTCGTTTTGTATCATGTGCCGCCAATCAGTTCATCCTGTGCTAAATCATCAGGTGAAGATTTCGGTTGCTTCGCTATAAAAGCTGCACTTAAAACAAGTATGTCCAAGGTGAAATATCTTTTGTGTGGACATATCCACAGACCAGCAAAGCATGCAATTCGCTTAGGCTCCGTAATCGTTTCTAACCCTGGCGGAGTGCACAAAAATAACCAAGCAAGTTACGCAATTATTGAAGTTAACCAGAACGAAGTACGGGTATGACAAAGAATATTCAATATGATGAAAGCCCGTATTCAAAACAACAAGTTGTTGAGTAAAGACTGAAAAGGACTTTCAAGAGGTCACAATGCAAATAGGATGCTAATGACTAGATTATCTAGTTGTGACAGAATTAATAACTAAAACAAAAAAATCGGTAGGATGTGGATTATATGGAAAGCTGTAATTATTGGACCCTATTTAGATCACTATTTGCGTTGGCCCTGCTATTTTCAGGCAGCCTTTCAGCAAATACAAATATTGGCAACCCCGTGCTTGATTGCAATCAATTAGGATGGTTGAGCTACAACCCTCAAGATTTTTTGTGGTATGTAGAACAAGGTGAAAGGAGCAATGTTAGGTTACCTGCAAGTTTATATGGACATAAAATATCTCCGCCTAAAACCACACCATATAGTCTCCCAGTCGCGCAGTCAGCTTACGAAAGAGCGTTGCAAAATTGCTACTCTGAAGGAAATAATGTCATTTATTCTGAAAATGAAATGGCCAGTGGCGATACATTAAAAAATGGGTTTACTAACAGCGCTGAGCTAATTGTTAAATACATTAAACAATCCAGAATTGGCGATATTAACCATTATCAAAAAGATTTTGATAAATTAAATGCACATATAGATAACTTACTTAATAAGTATTCTCAGTATGCGGTAGGCAGCGATGGTTATACCTATACAGAATTAAATAAACAACTTCAATCAGAATACTCGTCCTCAAAATGGTTCCTTGAACTCTTCAACAAAAATGTCAGTTATAGAGAGCATCCCAATCAAGAAATTCGAAAACGCTATGAAAATAGCAGGGATACTTTAAAAGATAAATTGACGAAAATTGATAATTTAACTCTATATTTCAAAGAACAAGCGAAGCTGGAAGCACAATTATCAGAATATGTTAAAAACAATGATTTAACCTCTATAGAAAACCTTGCTCGCCAACAAGAAATTGAAAAGGAAATTGAAAGCCTGCTTCATGACATTAAAAGTCAAAAAGCAAAAGAATCTATAGGAAAACCAGCATTAGAGCAGGCATCCAAAGGGGGAAATCAACTACTAGTACTAATTATTATGTCGGTAATAACCATTTTTACATGTATTGGCACTATAGTTGGTTTAGCTCGCAAGGCTCCAGTATATTACGATTTTGATGATCTGATGTATTCAGCGGGCATATTCGCTTGGCCTGTAGCAATTAGCCTTTTTATTTTCTCCGTGCCTATACCAGCCATCTTGGCAAATTTAATCCTTTGGGGGCCAACTGTTTTTCTAACATATAAAGTCATTGCCGCTACATGGAATGTTGGGCCACGAGCTTTGCTGCCTATTATTGTAGTAACAAAAGTCGTTTGGGCGCTTATGCTAGTCAGTGCGATTTTAATTGCTATGAATCCTTCAGGGAAAACAAGACAAGCTAGAAGAACTAAGCGTACATTAGCTCTGTTCTTCTTAGCTGTGGCAACCCCCATCATTTCAAGATTAATAGCCCGAAAAGAAGGGAAAATATTTAACCCGAACGTCCTGAGTATTTCAGGTGTAAGAGGGGTGGATAGAGTTAGCAGCGCACTAAGAGGATAAGAAAATGGCTAAAAATAATAATAAGCAGAATAACCCTATTCTATTTATCATCCTATTCATAGTCGCATTTCTAATACTATTGATAGGCACAGTGGGAGTTGTTCTTTATATTTCCGTGTTTTTATTTTACTTGTTTAAGTGGATAAAAATACCGCCAATAGCACCTGACACATTGCAGTTAACAGAACAAGAAGAAGCTGAAAT from Psychrosphaera aestuarii encodes:
- a CDS encoding metallophosphoesterase family protein codes for the protein MKILHCTDLHFSRDAINWIEANRASYDVVCLTGDFLDDREEAPSLAEQVAFFTNWFNKFEQPLFVCSGNHDYFKGSLSWLSNGSGLYGDGTRTLIDGVMFGCIGYEADNFEAYVDCDVVLYHVPPISSSCAKSSGEDFGCFAIKAALKTSMSKVKYLLCGHIHRPAKHAIRLGSVIVSNPGGVHKNNQASYAIIEVNQNEVRV
- a CDS encoding FlxA-like family protein, with amino-acid sequence MESCNYWTLFRSLFALALLFSGSLSANTNIGNPVLDCNQLGWLSYNPQDFLWYVEQGERSNVRLPASLYGHKISPPKTTPYSLPVAQSAYERALQNCYSEGNNVIYSENEMASGDTLKNGFTNSAELIVKYIKQSRIGDINHYQKDFDKLNAHIDNLLNKYSQYAVGSDGYTYTELNKQLQSEYSSSKWFLELFNKNVSYREHPNQEIRKRYENSRDTLKDKLTKIDNLTLYFKEQAKLEAQLSEYVKNNDLTSIENLARQQEIEKEIESLLHDIKSQKAKESIGKPALEQASKGGNQLLVLIIMSVITIFTCIGTIVGLARKAPVYYDFDDLMYSAGIFAWPVAISLFIFSVPIPAILANLILWGPTVFLTYKVIAATWNVGPRALLPIIVVTKVVWALMLVSAILIAMNPSGKTRQARRTKRTLALFFLAVATPIISRLIARKEGKIFNPNVLSISGVRGVDRVSSALRG